From the Gymnogyps californianus isolate 813 chromosome 2, ASM1813914v2, whole genome shotgun sequence genome, one window contains:
- the MRPL32 gene encoding 39S ribosomal protein L32, mitochondrial: protein MAALLVVLSPLPRLRGLLQRCWGRLERGLLPGFSGGQSPPWGPALAVQAPAFLPEPVSDTRESNEAPSLLDSILWMAAPKKRRTIEVNRCRRRNPNKLIKVKRNIDVCPECGNLKQKHVLCGYCYAKVKAETRLIRMEIHKKEGGPFNAPTVETVVLYDGEKPTEKDEGKRIIERARKRPSWFVQN from the exons ATGGCGGCTCTGCTGGTGGTCTTGTCTCCGCTGCCGCGGCTTCGCGGTCTCCTTCAGCGCTGCTGGGGGCGGCTGGAGCGCGGCCTCTTGCCGGGTTTCTCCGGGGGCCAGAGCCCGCCCTGGG GACCCGCGCTAGCTGTCCAAGCTCCAGCTTTTCTTCCAGAGCCAGTAAGCGACACTAGAGAAAGTAATGAGGCACCCAGCCTCTTAGATAGCATCTTGTGGATGGCAGCACCAAAGAAAAGGCGCACCATTGAAGTGAACCGCTGCAGGCGAAGAAATCCCAATAAGCTTATAAAAGTAAAG AGGAACATAGATGTTTGCCCTGAGTGTGGAAACTTGAAACAGAAGCATGTCCTTTGTGGCTATTGTTATGCGAAGGTCAAAGCAGAAACTCGACTGATACGGATGGAAATACATAAAAAGGAGGGAGGACCATTTAATGCTCCTACTGTAGAGACTGTCGTCCTTTATGATGGAGAAAAGCccacagaaaaagatgaaggcAAGCGGATCATTGAAAGAGCCAGGAAGCGTCCGTCTTGGTTTGTTCAAAATTAA
- the PSMA2 gene encoding proteasome subunit alpha type-2, protein MAERGYSFSLTTFSPSGKLVQIEYALAAVAAGAPSVGIKAANGVVLATEKKQKSILYDERSVHKVEPITKHIGLVYSGMGPDYRVLVHRARKLAQQYYLVYHEPIPTAQLVQRIASVMQEYTQSGGVRPFGVSLLICGWNEGRPYLFQSDPSGAYFAWKATAMGKNYVNGKTFLEKRYNEDLELEDAIHTAILTLKESFEGQMTEDNIEVGICNEAGFRRLTPTEVKDYLAAIA, encoded by the exons ATGGCGGAGCGTGGCTACAGCTTCTCCCTCACTACGTTCAG tCCTTCTGGAAAGCTTGTTCAGATTGAATATGCTttggctgcagtggctgcaggAGCTCCATCAGTTGGGATTAAAG CTGCAAATGGAGTCGTGTTGGCAACTGAGAAGAAGCAGAAATCCATTCTTTATGATGAAAGGAGTGTCCACAAAGTAGAACCAATTACCAAACATATAGGTTTAGTGTACAGCGGTATGGGTCCAGATTACAG aGTACTTGTGCACAGAGCTCGGAAGCTGGCGCAGCAATATTACTTGGTTTATCATGAGCCCATTCCAACAGCTCAGCTAGTACAGAGAATTGCTTCTGTGATGCAGGAATACACGCAATCTGG TGGTGTTCGTCCGTTTGGTGTATCACTGCTAATATGTGGCTGGAATGAAGGGCGGCCGTATTTATTTCAGTCGGATCCATCT GGAGCTTACTTTGCATGGAAAGCAACAGCAATGGGAAAAAATTACGTCAATGGGAAAACATTCCTTGAGAAAAG ATACAATGAAGATTTGGAGCTTGAAGATGCCATTCATACAGCTATCTTAACACTAAAG gaGAGCTTTGAAGGGCAAATGACAGAAGACAACATCGAAGTTGGCATCTGTAATGAAGCTGGTTTTAGGAGGCTTACTCCAACTGAGGTTAAGGACTACTTGGCTGCAATAGCCTAG
- the C2H7orf25 gene encoding UPF0415 protein C7orf25 homolog isoform X1 — translation MKPGSTGALAEPGVGPRLYPVAHFQLKLHLSCPLIPVCFNMQLRNNVSNMSVQSLLCERIAVAEELIKRAEALCKSQKRRIEGGAKLCGKLKAELNFLHKVEAGKVAIKESHLQSTNLTHLQAIIQSAENLEDVVSVLHVFAYEDRFGDKQTLVVDVVANGGHTWVKAIGRKAEALHNIWLGRGQYGDKSVVEQAEDFLQASRQQPVEYSNPHIIFAFYNSVSSPMAERLKEMGISVRGDIVAVNSLAEPSTENQHLSAGESDEEGPEVLQVTRVDRENLVASIAFPTQIKVNVCNRVNLDITTLITYVSALSYGGCYFIFKEKVLTEQAAQERRERVLPQLEEFMEGKELFACQSAVRDFQSILETLGGPGEKERAALLVKRINVVPDQPSDRALALVASSKINSRSLTIFGTGDTLKAITMTANSGFVRAAANQGVKFSVFVHQPRALTESKESVATPLPKSCPPDNGL, via the exons ATGAAGCCAGGCTCCACAGGTGCACTGGCAGAGCCTGGTGTAGGACCCAGGCTGTATCCTGTTgctcattttcagctgaagctgCATTTGTCTTGCCCTTTAATACCAGTTTGCTTCAACATGCAGCTTAG GAATAATGTTTCCAACATGTCTGTGCAGTCGCTGCTTTGTGAAAGAATTGCTGTTGCCGAAGAATTGATCAAGAGAGCAGAAGCCCTTTGCAAGTCCCAGAAAAGGAGAATAGAAGGTGGGGCAAAACTATGCGGTAAACTGAAGGCTGAGCTAAACTTCTTACACAAGGTGGAGGCAGGGAAGGTGGCCATTAAAGAATCGCATCTGCAGAGTACAAACCTTACCCATCTTCAAGCCATTATTCAGTCAGCAGAGAACCTGGAGGATGTTGTCAGCGTCCTCCATGTCTTTGCTTATGAGGACAGGTTTGGAGACAAACAGACACTGGTGGTAGATGTTGTTGCAAACGGAGGTCACACGTGGGTGAAGGCCATCGGTCGGAAGGCCGAGGCCCTGCATAACATCTGGCTGGGGAGAGGCCAGTATGGTGACAAAAGCGTTGTTGAGCAGGCAGAGGACTTCCTGCAAGCAAGCCGTCAGCAGCCGGTGGAGTACAGCAATCCCCACATAATCTTTGCATTCTACAACAGCGTGTCCAGTCCTATGGCAGAGAGACTCAAGGAGATGGGAATATCTGTGCGAGGAGACATTGTGGCTGTGAACTCACTGGCGGAGCCATCTACAGAAAACCAGCACCTGAGTGCCGGTGAATCAGATGAAGAAGGCCCTGAAGTCCTGCAGGTGACCAGAGTAGACCGGGAGAATTTAGTGGCCAGCATTGCTTTTCCTACCCAGATCAAAGTAAATGTGTGCAATAGAGTTAACTTGGACATTACTACCTTAATAACTTACGTCTCTGCTCTGAGCTATGGTGGCTGCTACttcatcttcaaagaaaaagtgcTAACAGAGCAGGCGGCTcaagaaaggagggagagagtcCTGCCTCAGCTGGAGGAGTTCATGGAGGGGAAAGAGCTGTTTGCCTGTCAGTCTGCTGTCAGGGATTTTCAGTCCATCTTGGAAACGCTGGGAGGACCTGGGGAGAAAGAGCGAGCCGCATTGCTTGTTAAAAGAATTAATGTGGTGCCAGATCAGCCGTCTGACCGTGCCTTAGCACTAGTGGCTAGTTCAAAAATCAACAGCCGTTCTCTTACCATTTTCGGGACAGGAGACACTTTAAAAGCCATCACCATGACTGCAAATAGTGGTTTTGTGAGGGCAGCGGCTAACCAAGGTGTCAAGTTCAGTGTTTTTGTCCATCAGCCGCGAGCAttgacagaaagcaaagaatcCGTTGCCACACCTTTACCAAAGAGCTGCCCACCTGATAATGGACTATGA
- the C2H7orf25 gene encoding UPF0415 protein C7orf25 homolog isoform X2, whose translation MSVQSLLCERIAVAEELIKRAEALCKSQKRRIEGGAKLCGKLKAELNFLHKVEAGKVAIKESHLQSTNLTHLQAIIQSAENLEDVVSVLHVFAYEDRFGDKQTLVVDVVANGGHTWVKAIGRKAEALHNIWLGRGQYGDKSVVEQAEDFLQASRQQPVEYSNPHIIFAFYNSVSSPMAERLKEMGISVRGDIVAVNSLAEPSTENQHLSAGESDEEGPEVLQVTRVDRENLVASIAFPTQIKVNVCNRVNLDITTLITYVSALSYGGCYFIFKEKVLTEQAAQERRERVLPQLEEFMEGKELFACQSAVRDFQSILETLGGPGEKERAALLVKRINVVPDQPSDRALALVASSKINSRSLTIFGTGDTLKAITMTANSGFVRAAANQGVKFSVFVHQPRALTESKESVATPLPKSCPPDNGL comes from the coding sequence ATGTCTGTGCAGTCGCTGCTTTGTGAAAGAATTGCTGTTGCCGAAGAATTGATCAAGAGAGCAGAAGCCCTTTGCAAGTCCCAGAAAAGGAGAATAGAAGGTGGGGCAAAACTATGCGGTAAACTGAAGGCTGAGCTAAACTTCTTACACAAGGTGGAGGCAGGGAAGGTGGCCATTAAAGAATCGCATCTGCAGAGTACAAACCTTACCCATCTTCAAGCCATTATTCAGTCAGCAGAGAACCTGGAGGATGTTGTCAGCGTCCTCCATGTCTTTGCTTATGAGGACAGGTTTGGAGACAAACAGACACTGGTGGTAGATGTTGTTGCAAACGGAGGTCACACGTGGGTGAAGGCCATCGGTCGGAAGGCCGAGGCCCTGCATAACATCTGGCTGGGGAGAGGCCAGTATGGTGACAAAAGCGTTGTTGAGCAGGCAGAGGACTTCCTGCAAGCAAGCCGTCAGCAGCCGGTGGAGTACAGCAATCCCCACATAATCTTTGCATTCTACAACAGCGTGTCCAGTCCTATGGCAGAGAGACTCAAGGAGATGGGAATATCTGTGCGAGGAGACATTGTGGCTGTGAACTCACTGGCGGAGCCATCTACAGAAAACCAGCACCTGAGTGCCGGTGAATCAGATGAAGAAGGCCCTGAAGTCCTGCAGGTGACCAGAGTAGACCGGGAGAATTTAGTGGCCAGCATTGCTTTTCCTACCCAGATCAAAGTAAATGTGTGCAATAGAGTTAACTTGGACATTACTACCTTAATAACTTACGTCTCTGCTCTGAGCTATGGTGGCTGCTACttcatcttcaaagaaaaagtgcTAACAGAGCAGGCGGCTcaagaaaggagggagagagtcCTGCCTCAGCTGGAGGAGTTCATGGAGGGGAAAGAGCTGTTTGCCTGTCAGTCTGCTGTCAGGGATTTTCAGTCCATCTTGGAAACGCTGGGAGGACCTGGGGAGAAAGAGCGAGCCGCATTGCTTGTTAAAAGAATTAATGTGGTGCCAGATCAGCCGTCTGACCGTGCCTTAGCACTAGTGGCTAGTTCAAAAATCAACAGCCGTTCTCTTACCATTTTCGGGACAGGAGACACTTTAAAAGCCATCACCATGACTGCAAATAGTGGTTTTGTGAGGGCAGCGGCTAACCAAGGTGTCAAGTTCAGTGTTTTTGTCCATCAGCCGCGAGCAttgacagaaagcaaagaatcCGTTGCCACACCTTTACCAAAGAGCTGCCCACCTGATAATGGACTATGA